From the genome of Nicotiana sylvestris chromosome 2, ASM39365v2, whole genome shotgun sequence, one region includes:
- the LOC138886184 gene encoding uncharacterized protein, producing the protein METVGTNRVNWLHELEEFWFQAFESARLYKDRMKLMHDKHILNQNFESGELVLLYNSRLRLFPGKLKSQWSGPFRVVQMFPSELVEIKSENGTNKFTVNGQRLKHYLGMTEKKRTTW; encoded by the coding sequence ATGGAGACAGTGGGCACCAACAGAGTTAATTGGTTGCATGAGCTTGAGGAATTCTGGTTCCAGGCATTCGAGAGTGCTAGACTATATAAAGACAGGATGAAATTGATGCATGACAAGCACATCTTGAATCAGAACTTCGAATCCGGAGAATTAGTGTTGCTATATAACTCAAGATTGAGGTTGTTCCCTGGTAAGTTGAAGTCCCAATGGTCAGGACCATTTAGAGTGGTGCAAATGTTCCCAAGTGAACTTGTGGAGATAAAATCTGAAAATGGGACGAACAAATTCACGGTGAATGGGCAgaggttgaaacattaccttggaatgACTGAAAAAAAAAGGACAACATGGTGA